The sequence TTCACCTGAAGTTTATTTGCAAAAATAAATCTTTTATACATCTTCATAGGAATCGTTTTTTACTTCTACTTATAGATTTATTCCCGATACTGAAAGTAGTAGAATGTAACTATATAAGCAAACAATTAAAATTTCATAGAAAATTTAAATTTGATTTAAATAAAAAATAAATAAATAGTAAGCATGCAATTCACCTCTAAACTGAAAAACATTTTATTAGCAATCTCTTTTGTAGTAGTTTTTTATCTAATAATGGCCTTAGCCTTACAAACTATAGGTTTAGATAATGCTCAGATGCTAATTCAAAAAACGGGAATATGGGCACCGGTTGTATTTGTATTTTTATGTGCCTTAAGCTTAATACTTGCACCTTTAAGTGGAAGTTCGTTATTTGTAGTTGGTGGAACTTTATTTGGAAAACATGATGCTTTTTTGCTTAGTTATATTGCCAGCATTATTGGATGTAGTATTAATTTTTGGATATCTAGAAAATTAGGAAGAAGAGTCGCTCAAAGGTTTATCGGAAAA comes from Rivularia sp. PCC 7116 and encodes:
- a CDS encoding TVP38/TMEM64 family protein, producing MQFTSKLKNILLAISFVVVFYLIMALALQTIGLDNAQMLIQKTGIWAPVVFVFLCALSLILAPLSGSSLFVVGGTLFGKHDAFLLSYIASIIGCSINFWISRKLGRRVAQRFIGKENLNELDKFINKFQSSRSIIYMIVIMPLSQDLVSYAIGLTKIKYTHFLIALIFSSTIVIGGYVYIGSSLLELFVKN